From a region of the Desulfomicrobium macestii genome:
- a CDS encoding TetR/AcrR family transcriptional regulator: MSRPVMKRETIEDSAIRLFATKGLARTTIKDIAGEAGVTEGALYRYYSGKEEMAWKLFNRELDQFTHLVSEVLFDDRMPFDLRLGLAIQTIYDYYTYNGDQFAFILLTQHGFPEDKLLSRETEPMAMAERFVGQAVGAGEIPPCDADLHAGLLMGAILQPLVLHRYGKLELTPETPALVTTSCLRMLGLC; the protein is encoded by the coding sequence TGAAGCGCGAAACCATAGAAGACTCGGCCATCCGCCTCTTTGCCACCAAAGGGCTGGCCCGCACGACCATAAAGGATATCGCGGGCGAGGCCGGAGTCACCGAAGGCGCATTGTACCGCTATTACTCCGGCAAGGAAGAGATGGCCTGGAAGCTTTTCAACCGCGAGCTGGACCAGTTCACCCATCTTGTTTCCGAGGTCCTCTTCGACGACCGCATGCCTTTCGATCTGCGGCTGGGGCTCGCGATCCAGACCATTTACGACTATTACACATACAATGGCGACCAGTTCGCCTTCATCCTGCTGACCCAGCACGGCTTTCCCGAGGACAAGCTCCTGAGCCGCGAGACCGAGCCCATGGCCATGGCCGAACGCTTCGTCGGTCAGGCGGTGGGTGCGGGCGAGATTCCCCCCTGCGATGCCGACCTGCATGCGGGGCTGCTCATGGGCGCCATCCTGCAGCCTCTGGTTCTGCACCGCTACGGCAAGCTCGAACTTACCCCCGAAACACCCGCGCTGGTCACCACCTCCTGCCTGCGCATGCTGGGTCTGTGCTGA